The genomic window gagtcattttgCTAGAGataacgagattcaaagatccgagtcagtaaaatgatccgaacttcccaacACTACCAAATACACACCAGCCCAGCAAGTCAAGAGGAAAAAGCAGGTCTGAAAATCCCGCAAATGTTACAACATAACTTGTGAGAAATAAGGGGGAAACAGCGCTGGAAGTTGTAGATCTCAGGGTGCAGCAGTGTGTCGGAAATACGACAAGAGAAACCCCGCCTTCCTGCTCAGTCTACACTGAAAACACAAGTCATATAATGGGCGGAGCTTCCTGATGTGTTAGATTCTTCACCGGTTTCCGTctctaaaacaaaaacatgtcgaaaacacaaacaaagctAAAATCATTCAAAGTGAGGCGAGCTGGAGAGGCGAAAAAATTCGGTGTGGCGGCATCTACTCTGAAAGAACTGATCAAAAAAGCATGCGGTCtacttcaggtttaaaaaaaacaaaacatttaatttgttCCATGTCCCTCTGCGCGGTCGAGTTATGGAGTTTCACTTCAACCTAttgttcgtttgttttcttAGATGTCTGCGTCGAAGGTACAGTGTTGTTTGTATGAGGACGGGACGGTAGTGACAGAAGATTATTTTCTACATCTTCCCGAAAACACCGAGTTAGTTCTACTTCCGGATGGACAGAGCTGGAACGGAAGTGAGTTAAGTGCGCGCACGCTGAGTCACCGTacttacaattttaaaaaaaagtttgttgttgttggtggtggtggttgtttgtgtttgttttcttttctttttcagtcagtattttatttaacatcacAACtctgaattacagctggaactactatcagagctgttgttacagaaacttaatcaacaccttctgaccaatcataattGAATTCAAAAGCCTAtggtataaataattttatacagACATACACAGCGGtcatccataacattaaaaccactgaccggtgacatgaataacactgattatctcgttacagtgacACTGTAAtgaggtgggatatattaggcagcaaatgaACTGTTCTTAAAGTTGATgttttggaagcaggaaaaatgggcaagtgtaaggatctaaacgactttgacaagggccaaattgtgatggctagacgacttgGGTCAGAGCacctccaaaatggcaggtcttgtagggtgttccggtatacagtggttagtgcttaccaaaagttgtccaaagaaggacaaccagtgaaccagcgacaggatcatgggtgcccaagggtCACTGATGTGCATGGgggtgaaggctagcccgtctgatCCGATCCCtgagaagagctactgtagcacaaattgctgaaaaggttaatggtggctatgatagaaaaatgtcagaacacacagtgcatcgcagcttatGTATGGGGATGAGTAGCCACAGACTGGTCAgcgtgcccatgctgacccctgtccatcaCCTACATGAAAGCAcctacatgagcatcagaactcgACCACAACCCACACAACAAATGTACTGATTACAAACATTGTACATGTCCCTATTCACTATAGCACATGTTCCTAACCCTGGTTCTGGTCCATgttttgcacattttagtgttttcccagCTCCTAATTCTCTGCAACTCTGCAAATTAGCAGCAGTTCCTGAGTTGAAGTTAGTGTGTTAGAACACTAAAACGTGCAGGACAGAGGGTGTTCCCAGGCCATGGTTAATACACATTACAATTTGTAGAGAATAAGATGTTGTGTAACAGGACACTGAATTTTAATTATCTAGTCCTACACCAATGTCAACTAACATAACATTGATCTCATGATcttcatatgtaaatattaatgtttGCTTTTATCTCCTCCACCTCAGTGGTATATGACCTCAGCCAAATCCTCGGGCTGGACAGACACTCAGAACAGCTGATCGACGCAGCTCAACAGCTACTGACTGATGAGCATTCAGCTAAAAGGAGAAAAATCCTCAGTGAGCTCCTGTGTAATCTGAAAGATCATGCAGAGCTGGAGAATAGGGAAGATGATGAGGACTGGTTTAAAGGTAATAATGGCTTCATCTATTGCAGCCCCTTTCTACAGTTTATactctgtctttattttcacagctGCATATCATATTCTTTCTTAATCCATACTTAAAGTTGTGAATCAAAACATATATCATTTGCTTAGTCATGGTTCCTCTACTTCGAAGGAGGTGAACATCTTACCCTATTTTACAGCActgaagtgtctttttttttttttaaacttggtttttttttgtatcttggGTTCACCAATGATGAGGTTCAGTACTCACAAGTAAAAGTTTCACACATCTACAATTTCACAGGTGCTGAAAGTAAAATATTGACTTATTTCTAACATATCCGTTTCTAGGGATCGACTTAAGATTTAAGACCAAGTCCTCATACATGAAGCACAACTGTGAGCAAAGAATACGGTCATACTTGAAAGAGGTAGACGCGCTGCACTGTTTTAACTTCTGCTCTTGTTTTGTAGAATTATGCCATCTTTTCTTCTGTCCATTACATAATGTAACACAACACCACCGTTTAATTCTcaatgctgattggtcagaaggtgttgattaattttctataacagctccAGATCACAGGTGcacttgtttgtttaatatgttattgtttctgtagtaacatttaaaaggaataaaacactttgggatgtgctggtATATGAAAATGATCAACTCTGTGGTGGTAACGTTCCACGTTACATCATGTTTTAGTCCTTACTTAAGGTCATTTTCGTTGAATGAGTGATAGTGAAAAGGACCATATTGTAGCtaatattatcattttaattgttGATTGATACAATTTTTGAGAAGAACCATGCTGTGTTTAATTATTAagcattttacacacatttgGCACATTGACCTATcattggtttttgtttttttgttattttatttttagaaaattGGACAGGTGTTGAGTTGTAAGCTTTGCCTGATTGGAGTGTATTTCTCTCCAGGTGGACAGCCATGCTCGCACTATTCAGAACTCTAAGCAGAAAAGTGAATATCAGAAGGTGGCAGCCAGCATGgcagaaaagctgaaatccatGCACTATCATGGCACTTACTTtgacagaagagaaaaagagctCCATCGACTGTGCACTAAAGAGGGCTGGTTCTCCTGCCAGGTACTGTCACAACCATCACcactacagtacacagtgaatacaaaataaatagctGAATGTGCAACCAGGTATTGAATTTTAACCAAACATAATGTAGTGTTTATAattcaattgtgtgtgtgtgtgtgtgtgtgtgtgtgtgtgtgtgtgtgtgtatatatatatatatatatatatatatatatatatatgtgtgtgtatataatatttgtGGTGTGTTATCAGGGTGCCTTTAATCTGGACCAGTGTGAATCTCTCCACTCAATAAACCCGTATGGGAACCGTGAGAGTAGAATCCTTTTCAGCACCTGGAATCTGGACCACAGGTGAACAGAAATATAACTTAATCACTTCTGTATGTTTCTAATAGCAAAATAAATCTCATAAATctatctttaaaatatattattatttaattgtattttatgcactatgtacttctgtttctattttcttttccctctcAAGGTGCCATGAGAGGCCTTTTTAAAGGCgctataatattatataatattattattgttataattattattataaacaatgaTGCTGCCACAGTGCAGGTGCACACTCTTTGCTCCAGgctattttttgtttgtattttctcatttgtaagtcattttggataaaagcatctgcttaatgaataaatgtaaatgtattaggTTCAGGGaccctgtttatttatttaaagaagtcACTGAACACCAGAAAATATTTCTTAggttaaacctttttttttctttcactcataCAGCGAAATAACTTTCTAAAGCTCCTCTGTTTCAGGATCGAGAAGAAGAGAACCATCATACCCACTCTTGTCAAGGCACTTCAAGGTAAAAAGAGCAGTGATATAAACCTGGACTATTTCTACAAGCTGCTATTCACAAGAGAAAATCTCAAGCTGGTTCACATCGTCTGCCACAAGAAGGGAGCGCATGACCTGGCATGTGACTCACGGCAAATATACAGACGAGTTAAAAGGAATTGAAGGTGATAGTGATAACATCATGACTAGAGTCACCGTAGATAACACAAGAGAATTGTGATTTTCTGTCCAGGGAAGAGaatagaacattttttaaatgattttcctAATGTTTTTGAGGTGTGATTTATATTTCCCCAGTtgatcatgttttaaaaaataagtattttcttttaaacaatgtacactttttatattgttttaaaatgtgaaattaaGGAATGATCCTTGTGAATTTATGCATGCTGATTGAACAATGTTGAACAAACTTTGGTGCACTCAGGTTTTTGAGAAATGTTTACCAGTGTAACATTTTTGTACCTTATGTGTGAAAGATTCCttatggtgtgttttttttttatgagagtCTCTTTTTGGGTACTTATTTAATTCTATGAAATTCATGTTTTCTACATTAGTTGGTACcagaatatatttttattaacttttttttaatgaatccaAATAGTTCTGGTTCTGTTTCAACTGCCAGTCCACCAGAACAGTGAAAAAGAGTGAGCCAAATATTCAGCAAAATAcccattaaaaatgtattgctGTGTAATTTGAGTAGTGTCTATTTCATGAAGCACTTTAAGGCTTGGGTAGAATAACAGCTTTATTACTACAAAAAAGACACACAGGCCCTTTCATAAGCCACAACAATTCCATTTAATGTCATGCTGTTCTCAAATCAATAAACATCAGTCTGGACGTAATTTGTAAGTCAGAGTAATACAGAATGTActtaacatttaaatattaacattgtaTAAACAAAGCATTTGGTAACAAAATCAGCATGTAAAGATTTgtctttttaatataaaaatagagacatcatAGTAAACCGAGACAGATAACAATTTCACCTAATCATTTATACAGACGTGAGTATAAAATTGTACAAGTCACATCTTTGTATGTAAAGTTAGTGCAAATGTTTCATACAACAgaactacatatacacacacacatcttggcAAATTTCAAATTTACAATGTAATTCAAAGTTATAGAACATTTACTTgagtacatataaatatataatcaagtatgtaaatgtaatatcttCTCAttcaaattttatatatatatatatatataaagagatataaatattacacttacagacagaaaaaaacccatcaaacTGGTATTTAAGAACAAACAACAATATTCAGTCTTTACAAAAGTTTACACAATGATTTTTCCTGACTAAGGCACTTAACGGACATCACATGACGTGTAAAACGAACCTCCTGTCCACGTTAAGTTTGTCTCATCACATCACAGTCTGTCTATAAAAAGACTGGAGCTACCAATTATGTTCCTAACTTAAGTGCTTCATATTATTATGCAAAGCTATTTTATGTACAGGTATGCTAATGAATTACATATACCAAAACATAATTGTTGTAgcgggcgcacagtggcttagtgg from Ictalurus furcatus strain D&B chromosome 5, Billie_1.0, whole genome shotgun sequence includes these protein-coding regions:
- the dffb gene encoding DNA fragmentation factor subunit beta; translation: MSKTQTKLKSFKVRRAGEAKKFGVAASTLKELIKKACGLLQMSASKVQCCLYEDGTVVTEDYFLHLPENTELVLLPDGQSWNGMVYDLSQILGLDRHSEQLIDAAQQLLTDEHSAKRRKILSELLCNLKDHAELENREDDEDWFKGIDLRFKTKSSYMKHNCEQRIRSYLKEVDSHARTIQNSKQKSEYQKVAASMAEKLKSMHYHGTYFDRREKELHRLCTKEGWFSCQGAFNLDQCESLHSINPYGNRESRILFSTWNLDHRIEKKRTIIPTLVKALQGKKSSDINLDYFYKLLFTRENLKLVHIVCHKKGAHDLACDSRQIYRRVKRN